Proteins encoded together in one Campylobacter concisus window:
- a CDS encoding pectate lyase family protein, with the protein MLKKILLLAIGALFAYGAETQMIEIKASDQPFGYASIGATPNFGGYAGKQSKKVTVKNRQSLIKYAQMGGYVIYVDGLIDLSEGKIPQNGNSDGLDKFISEISGGEFSSYTQFMQAYGASCRANLDGSQDPKLAALRKNLANEYKKLIVVPVASNTTIIGLGENSGIKGGSLLLKNVQNIAIRNMLIEDAFDPFPDIQKNDGFNAQYDGVSIESSKNIWVDHCHFKDTVDLNHVHLAGGELTKWQTYDGLCDIKGDSAAITISHNIFENHDKTMLIGSRDSDGSSETRTITVAHNIFDNCAQRLPMARNAKVHVYNNFYDSKDGFYDQKYAIGVRFGSLVYAQNNYFTNGVKISYKCNKGTIFESGNIDLSKKGSVCEKLTKPPFEPPYKFELLEASNVQNEVNKNAGTGKLAVIK; encoded by the coding sequence GTGCTTAAAAAGATACTTCTGCTCGCCATTGGTGCGTTATTTGCATATGGGGCTGAGACGCAGATGATCGAGATAAAAGCAAGCGACCAGCCTTTTGGTTACGCTAGCATTGGTGCAACGCCAAATTTTGGCGGATATGCCGGCAAACAGAGTAAAAAAGTCACTGTAAAAAATAGACAAAGCTTGATAAAATACGCTCAAATGGGTGGTTACGTCATCTATGTGGATGGGCTCATAGACCTTAGCGAAGGCAAGATCCCACAAAATGGCAATAGCGATGGGCTGGATAAATTTATAAGTGAGATTAGTGGTGGTGAGTTTAGCTCTTATACCCAGTTTATGCAGGCTTACGGTGCTTCATGTCGTGCAAATTTAGACGGTTCGCAAGATCCAAAGCTAGCAGCGCTTCGCAAAAATTTAGCCAACGAATACAAAAAGCTCATCGTAGTGCCGGTAGCTAGCAATACCACGATAATCGGCCTAGGCGAAAACTCAGGTATAAAAGGTGGCTCACTTTTGCTAAAAAATGTCCAAAATATCGCGATCCGCAACATGCTGATCGAAGATGCTTTTGATCCATTTCCAGATATACAAAAAAATGACGGCTTTAACGCGCAATATGACGGCGTTAGCATAGAGTCAAGCAAAAACATCTGGGTAGATCACTGCCATTTTAAGGATACTGTGGATCTTAACCATGTGCATTTAGCAGGCGGAGAGCTTACTAAATGGCAAACTTACGACGGACTATGCGACATCAAGGGGGATAGTGCGGCTATCACGATCTCGCATAACATCTTTGAAAACCACGACAAAACGATGCTAATAGGCTCAAGAGACTCGGACGGCAGCAGCGAAACAAGGACGATAACGGTCGCTCATAACATTTTTGACAACTGCGCACAACGCCTACCTATGGCACGCAATGCAAAGGTGCACGTCTATAACAACTTTTACGACTCAAAAGATGGCTTTTATGACCAAAAATACGCCATTGGAGTGCGCTTTGGCTCGCTAGTATACGCTCAAAACAACTACTTTACAAATGGCGTCAAGATAAGCTACAAATGTAACAAAGGCACCATTTTTGAAAGCGGTAACATAGACCTTTCTAAAAAAGGCAGCGTTTGCGAAAAGCTAACCAAGCCGCCATTTGAGCCTCCATATAAATTTGAGCTCCTAGAAGCTTCAAACGTCCAAAACGAGGTAAATAAAAACGCTGGCACAGGCAAACTAGCTGTTATAAAGTAA
- a CDS encoding CinA family protein — protein MRQSILIIGEDLEINREFLNYIFQSYEDHFGELGVVSFAPKNSKELPFIIENLSKDYDFVSIFGSDENFAIAAKIVATLTGGSLELKDSTTLALKDSLDYSKNSFLTSLNNAQINLIKANPNEELGEFLTEYEPDFSYFHLIDIDADSAKILMLPLAKTYEVDITLAQILPNLILVRAKSNKFGQIESFLQGVKTLFSQKFIPQKDVIKFVAKRLMQKGLKISFAESCTAGLAAAKFARYGGVSASFDGSLVTYANHIKHEWLGVEDEILETYGAVSEPCVKAMVKGTLSTTNADFALAISGIAGPGGGTASKPVGTVYVAAGDRNGNIEVERLLLKGERNYVREQSVLSAYLCLLRLKSEIFFV, from the coding sequence ATGAGACAAAGTATCTTGATAATAGGCGAAGATCTTGAGATAAATAGAGAATTTCTAAACTACATTTTTCAAAGTTACGAGGATCATTTTGGCGAGCTTGGAGTGGTTAGTTTTGCTCCAAAAAATAGCAAAGAGCTACCTTTTATCATCGAAAATTTATCAAAAGATTACGACTTTGTAAGCATTTTTGGCTCAGATGAAAATTTTGCCATCGCCGCAAAAATCGTAGCGACGCTAACTGGGGGCTCACTCGAGCTAAAAGATAGCACGACACTTGCGCTTAAAGATAGCTTAGACTACTCTAAAAATAGCTTTTTAACAAGCCTAAATAACGCTCAGATAAATCTCATAAAAGCTAATCCAAATGAAGAGCTAGGCGAGTTTCTCACCGAGTATGAGCCTGATTTTAGCTACTTTCATCTAATAGACATCGACGCAGATAGCGCTAAGATCCTTATGCTGCCACTTGCTAAAACTTACGAGGTTGATATCACCCTTGCGCAGATCCTGCCAAATTTGATACTAGTAAGGGCAAAAAGCAATAAATTTGGCCAGATCGAAAGCTTTTTGCAAGGGGTAAAAACGCTATTTTCACAAAAATTTATCCCGCAAAAAGATGTGATCAAATTTGTAGCAAAAAGGCTCATGCAAAAGGGGCTTAAAATTTCATTCGCTGAGTCTTGCACAGCTGGGCTTGCGGCGGCGAAATTTGCAAGATATGGAGGCGTCTCAGCTAGCTTTGATGGCTCCTTGGTAACCTACGCAAATCATATAAAGCACGAATGGCTGGGCGTTGAGGATGAAATTTTAGAGACTTACGGAGCTGTGAGCGAGCCATGCGTAAAAGCGATGGTAAAAGGTACTCTAAGCACTACAAATGCGGACTTTGCGCTTGCCATTAGCGGTATCGCTGGACCAGGTGGCGGCACAGCCAGCAAGCCAGTTGGCACAGTATATGTCGCAGCTGGCGATAGAAACGGCAATATCGAGGTTGAGAGGCTTCTTTTAAAAGGAGAACGCAACTACGTAAGAGAGCAAAGCGTGCTAAGTGCCTATCTATGCTTGCTTCGACTAAAGAGTGAGATATTTTTCGTATAA
- the ileS gene encoding isoleucine--tRNA ligase — translation MDYKETLLLPETNFPMRGNLPQNEPQRLKSWYEERKVYEKMKKNRQNAVKNFNIHDGPPYANGHLHIGHALNKILKDIITKTHYFYGENVRYVPGWDCHGLPIEQQVEVKLGDKKKELSKVEIRELCRQHAREFIDIQRNEFKSLGIIGDFENPYMTMKFEFEADIYKALCEIAKKGLLVERSKPVYWSWAARSALAEAEVEYEEKEDYSIYVAFELDSDALEKLGVKEASAVIWTTTPWTLPANQAISLNPDEIYVLTAENLIFAKPLLESVVQSGLSKGEIKKEFKSSLLENTHAINPLNGRKSKFLLGDHVMMDGGTGLVHTAPGHGEDDYYVCLKYGFSEILMPVDDGGCYDESIKHHGLFRSDVVDEFVGMHIFKANEKILELLGKSLLSVSKFRHSYPFCWRTHKPVIYRATKQWFIAMDEAKLGGKTLRQTALKELEKVKFYPSVGIKRIGSMIENRPDWCISRQRDWGVPIAFFRDKATKEVIFDSEILDHIAGIFKEKGADAWWALSIDELLPKGTKYKAENLEKVMDILDVWFDSGSTWHAVLQSDNYDAGKYPASMYLEGSDQHRGWFQSSLLVSTAINSHAPYESILTHGFTVDAKGEKMSKSKGNVIAPQDVAKTHGVEILRLWVGMSDYSSDLKISEDILKQISEQYRKIRNTIRFLLANVNDLESLNTEFNILDKWILARAKKVFDEASACFRNYDFSKGFNILLNFLSADLSGVYLDVCKDRLYCDAKDAPRRRSAQSAMAIITKVLLPLIAPTLTYTVDEVMDYAPKIIKGDAKDAFDLVYEPIKFDLSFEDELLFASREKFNEIVDVLKKDKKIKSTLELSLETTNHNITSYDEREVADLYMVSSVKAYDDSEPLAEFELEGDKFKIIASNLHKCPRCWKFNASKEDALCPRCEEVISAK, via the coding sequence ATGGACTACAAAGAGACACTTTTACTCCCAGAGACAAATTTCCCGATGCGCGGAAATCTCCCACAAAATGAACCACAAAGACTAAAATCATGGTACGAAGAGCGCAAGGTTTATGAAAAAATGAAGAAAAATCGCCAAAATGCGGTTAAAAACTTCAATATCCACGACGGCCCTCCGTATGCAAACGGCCACCTTCATATCGGCCACGCGTTAAATAAAATTTTAAAAGATATCATCACAAAAACGCACTATTTTTACGGCGAAAATGTCCGCTACGTGCCAGGCTGGGACTGCCACGGCTTGCCGATCGAGCAGCAAGTCGAAGTAAAGCTTGGTGATAAGAAAAAAGAGCTTAGTAAGGTCGAGATCAGGGAGCTTTGCAGGCAGCACGCGAGAGAATTTATAGACATTCAGCGAAATGAATTTAAAAGCCTTGGCATCATCGGCGACTTTGAAAATCCATACATGACGATGAAATTTGAGTTTGAGGCTGACATCTACAAAGCACTTTGCGAGATCGCTAAAAAGGGGCTTTTGGTTGAAAGAAGCAAGCCAGTTTATTGGAGCTGGGCGGCTAGATCGGCGCTAGCTGAAGCCGAGGTCGAGTACGAGGAGAAAGAGGACTACTCGATATACGTAGCGTTTGAGCTTGATAGTGACGCGCTAGAAAAGCTTGGCGTAAAAGAGGCAAGCGCTGTCATCTGGACAACTACGCCTTGGACACTTCCAGCAAATCAAGCCATAAGCCTAAATCCAGATGAAATTTATGTGCTAACGGCTGAAAATTTGATCTTTGCAAAGCCACTACTTGAAAGCGTTGTGCAAAGCGGCCTAAGCAAAGGCGAAATCAAAAAAGAGTTTAAATCAAGCCTACTTGAAAACACTCACGCGATAAATCCACTAAACGGCAGAAAGTCTAAATTTTTACTAGGCGATCACGTTATGATGGATGGGGGTACTGGACTTGTTCATACAGCTCCAGGACACGGCGAGGACGACTACTACGTCTGTTTGAAATATGGCTTTAGCGAAATTTTGATGCCAGTTGATGATGGTGGCTGCTACGATGAGAGCATAAAACATCACGGACTATTTAGAAGTGACGTGGTAGATGAGTTTGTCGGTATGCACATCTTTAAAGCAAATGAGAAAATTTTAGAGCTACTTGGCAAAAGTTTGCTTAGCGTCTCTAAATTTAGGCACTCTTATCCATTTTGCTGGAGAACGCACAAGCCAGTTATTTATAGAGCCACAAAGCAGTGGTTTATAGCTATGGATGAGGCTAAACTAGGCGGCAAAACACTTAGACAAACAGCGCTAAAAGAGCTTGAAAAGGTTAAATTTTATCCAAGCGTAGGCATAAAAAGAATAGGCTCTATGATAGAAAATCGTCCAGACTGGTGCATCTCTCGTCAGCGTGACTGGGGCGTGCCGATCGCGTTTTTCAGAGATAAAGCGACAAAAGAAGTTATATTTGATAGTGAAATTTTAGACCACATCGCAGGTATATTTAAAGAAAAAGGCGCTGATGCGTGGTGGGCGCTAAGCATAGACGAGCTTTTACCAAAAGGCACAAAATACAAGGCTGAAAATTTAGAAAAAGTGATGGACATCCTTGATGTTTGGTTTGATAGCGGCTCGACGTGGCATGCGGTCTTACAAAGCGACAACTACGACGCTGGCAAATACCCTGCAAGCATGTATCTTGAGGGCTCAGATCAGCACCGCGGCTGGTTTCAAAGCTCGCTTCTAGTAAGCACAGCTATAAATTCTCATGCACCTTATGAGAGTATCCTAACTCACGGCTTTACTGTCGATGCCAAGGGCGAGAAGATGAGCAAAAGTAAGGGCAACGTCATCGCTCCACAAGACGTGGCTAAGACTCACGGCGTGGAAATTTTACGCCTTTGGGTTGGCATGAGTGATTATTCAAGTGACCTAAAAATAAGCGAAGATATATTAAAGCAAATAAGCGAGCAGTACCGCAAAATCCGCAACACTATCCGCTTTTTACTAGCAAACGTAAATGATCTTGAGAGCTTAAATACAGAATTTAACATCCTTGATAAGTGGATATTAGCACGCGCTAAAAAGGTCTTTGACGAGGCGAGCGCTTGCTTTAGAAATTATGACTTTTCAAAGGGCTTTAACATCCTTTTAAATTTCTTATCAGCCGATCTTAGCGGCGTATATCTTGACGTTTGTAAAGATAGACTTTACTGCGACGCAAAAGACGCCCCAAGAAGAAGATCAGCTCAAAGCGCAATGGCGATCATCACAAAGGTACTTTTGCCACTCATCGCTCCAACGCTTACTTACACCGTTGATGAGGTGATGGATTATGCTCCAAAGATCATCAAAGGCGACGCTAAAGACGCGTTTGACTTAGTTTATGAGCCAATCAAATTTGATCTTAGTTTTGAAGATGAGCTGCTTTTTGCCAGCAGGGAGAAATTTAACGAGATCGTGGATGTTCTTAAGAAGGACAAAAAGATAAAATCAACCCTAGAGCTAAGCCTAGAGACCACAAACCACAACATCACAAGCTACGACGAGCGCGAGGTGGCTGATCTTTATATGGTAAGCTCCGTTAAAGCTTATGATGATAGCGAGCCACTAGCTGAATTTGAGCTAGAGGGTGATAAATTTAAGATCATAGCAAGCAACCTTCACAAATGCCCAAGATGCTGGAAATTTAACGCTAGCAAAGAAGATGCGCTATGCCCAAGATGTGAAGAGGTTATAAGTGCTAAGTGA